The window AGCGAAAACTTCTAACGATTAGTGAGGAGACAGATGAAACAGAAATATGTTATCGTAGCACTTTACGCTTGCACGCTGATATTTTCAACGATAGTCGTGCTAAATACTTGGACACAAAATAATCTTTCGGTAGACGAGAAGCGATTTGATCTTGACAAGAATGACGAGCTCAGTGAGGCTGAAAAGGCACTCATGATTAGAGTCATGCGGCTCGAAGATGCCAGAGGCACCCAATTCAGTGAGAGCCAGATCCGGGAGATGCAAAGTGGTCAGCAAGGTAGATCCCGCGGAAGGGGTGGATTCGGAAGACGACGCTCCAGAGTACCTTCAGGACCCCGCTTGGATCCTGAGCAGGTTCAGTTTAGGGATGGCGCAGCCACGGTTCCCGACCGTGAGACATTTGAAAAACTGTCGTATCAGGGAACAGATGTTCGTATTGACACGCAACTTACTGGTATCGAATTCGTAAAATTCCAGATTGAAAGAACGCATACGGAAAATCCGCAACTCTATTTCATGAATACGGAGACGCATCGCTCCCACGGGAGCTTTATGGATGCTGCCGGGTTGGGCCGCGGTCAAGGACAAATGCGAGGTGTGCTGAGTTATCGCCCACTTTTCACGGCACCAAACGGTGAACCCGGTGTTTATACATTTGAATTTAATCCGAACGATGCCTTTCCGTTTGAAGAAATCAAGCTTGCCCACGATCTTCTCGTAGCAAAGATGCCAATCCTAAAAAATCGACTCGGTTATTGTCCATTGTGGGGTGCCATCGGTATTTATAATCGCGAAAAAGCACTCTATGACGCAGCGGAGTTCCCTGTCTATTTTGAGGACGATCTCTATGCCAATATCGGCTATCTGCCACTGAATCAGGCAGCGTCATTCGGTCGGCTGCGTGTATTGGAGATAGATGAGCGTCCTGTAGTTCGAGACATCGTTATCTGCAAAACTTTGCCAAACGAGATGCCACGCGTTGCTGGTGTTATCACGGGTGTTCGGCAAACGCCGCTTTCACACGTTAACCTCCGTGCAATTCAGGATAAGGTCCCCAACGCCTTCATAGACAAAGCGTGGGAGAATAACGCCATTGCACCGCTCATCGGCAAATACGTTTACTACAAGGTCAACCACGATGGTTTTGAAATTAGGGAAGCGACGCTTAAAGAAGTAGAAACCCACTTCGCTGATCTGCGTCCCTCTAAAACACAAACGCCTGAACGTGATCTATCTACTAAAAAGATTTCGCCCCTTGATGACATTGAATTCGCAGATTCTTCGAGTTTTGGCGTAAAAACGACGAATTTGGCGACCCTTCGTACATTCGGATTTCCTGATGGAACTGTGCCAGATGGGTTCGGGATACCCTTCTATTTCTATGATGAATTTATGAAGCATAACGGCTTCTATGCGAAAATTGAGGCGTTGCTCAAAGATTCAGCATTTCGGAATTCACAGGACACGAAGGCATCTGAATTGAAAAAACTCAGAGATGAAATCGAAGCAGGTGAGATGCCGGTATGGATGATGAATGCCCTTTCAGAATTACATAACGCATTTCCAGAAGGCACGCCTCTCCGATGCCGTTCCAGCACGAACAACGAAGACCTCCCCGGCTTCAGTGGCGCGGGGTTATACGACTCCTACACGCATTACCCGAACGAGGGGCATCTGTCAAAATCGGTTAAGCAGGTATTTGGAAGCCTCTGGAATTTCCGAGCGTTCGAGGCGCGTGATTTCTATCGCATCGACCACCTGACAACCGCTATGGGGGTACTTGTCCATCCCAACTTCTCAAAGGAGTTGGCGAATGGGGTTGCTGTAACCGATGACGTTGTCTATCAAACAGTAGGAAATTATTATCTCAACACCCAAGTCGGTGAGGACCTGGTGACGAATCCTGAAGAACAGTCTATTCCAGAGGAGATCTTGTTGGATTGGTGGGACAGCAATGACTATAGGGTTGTAACTACGTCTAATCGGACGACCGATGGCGCACGCATCTTGAAGGATGAGTACTTACGCCAACTGAATCTCTATCTCGGCACGATACATAATAAGTTCAGTCGTCTCTATCCACCGGATTTAAGAACAGATAAATTCGCCATGGAAATTGAGTTCAAGATTACCAGTGAGGGTAAGCTCTCCATCAAGCAGGCAAGACCATGGGCACAGTAAGTCAGTCAATTCAATATTGGCATACGCGATGCCCTGTATCGCGCATGCCTCGGTTTTAGTAGTTGGTTCGGGGACGTACCTCAATTGGCTTTGAGTTTTCCCCATGTCACCGCGAGTTTATGTGCCGGATCTACAGCGAGAATTGTGTTAAACCCAGAATTCATAAATTCCTGAATTTCCTTTTGAGACTTCACCTCATTAGAAACCCAGAGTTCGTCCATACCGCCAATAAAATGAGATGAGCTAGAAGTCCGCCGATATCCGATGTCAAGGCTGGGTTCTCCAGAAACATCAATGACCCCGCCGCCAGCAATTGGACCCCCGTCGTCTTCTTCGCCGTTGATATAAATAATCGCTTCTTTGCCATCCCAAGTTGCGGCGACGTGACTCCATTCGCCTTCAGCAATCGTGGTTTGCCCAATAAAGTCTTTGACATGATACGTTGTCCAGACGACCCTCTTTGAACCGTGAAACCCAAATTTCCACCCGGCTCCGCCGTCCATCTCCACGATATTCTGCCAATTGGTAATTCCATCAGGATTTATCCATGCCCCGACACTCATAGGATGCGAGAGTTCCTTTAGAGGTGCCGCGTTTTCGACTGTAATAAACGTCTTACCGTCAAAATTAAAACCTTTCTCAAACTCGCCATCAATCCAATCTGCTTTTCCATCAACAGTCCCATCATTTCCATTGCCTGAGAGGTCGGTGAGGGCATCTCCTTTCCCCTCGTCGAATGTGGCAAGGAACACAATATCTTTCGGTAGTTCAGCGTATATGCTTCCGACACATACTGTTAAGATGAGGAGTGAATAGACTAAAGTTCGCATTTTACAACTCCTTATAGGGAAATTGCCAGTGGCAAAATCTACTGATTTCAACTTAATAGTGATGCGAAAAGTCTCGTGATATCCTCTGGCATCACGCTGCATCCCATTTCAATCGTTGCTCATTAGCACAGGTTACGACTTACAAGATTTTAGACGAATATATCCCAATTTTGGTTGAAGATAAGAAAATTTCCGCTAATCGCGGTATTCTATAGTAATGTTAATCCGCTTTCTTAATTTTCCCCCAGACTGTGCGAAATCTATCCAATGCTGCTACGCTCAGACCGCTCGGAGCGAATTGCTCAACGGTTGGAAGAATCGCGGGCCCCAATCCTTCTGCAACCCCGCCAACAGCATAGATTTTATTCGTAATAGTACCAACTCCCAAGAAAACTCTCGCCGTTGGCATCTCGGAAGTTTCTGTCCATGTGTCCGTGTCGGGATCGTATATTTCAACGGTTGTTAGTCCAGGCCCTTGCACACTGGAGGTCCCCCCAACGGCGTAAATTTTCCCAGCCACAACGCCCAGAGCCAAAGCCGTTCGGGGTGTAGGTATATCTGCTTTCTCTGTCCACGTTTCTGAGTTAGGATCGTATTCTTGAACCGTTGTGAGCACGGGGCCTTGCACGGCCGGTGTTCCGCCAATGAGATATATTTTTCCCTCAATGCTCGCGGCGGCCATCCCTGAGCGGGGTGTGGGCATATCTGCCTTTTGTGTCCATGTATCGTTTGCTGGATCATATTCTTCAATGGTCGGCAATATGGGCCCGACATTTTG of the Candidatus Poribacteria bacterium genome contains:
- a CDS encoding LamG domain-containing protein is translated as MRTLVYSLLILTVCVGSIYAELPKDIVFLATFDEGKGDALTDLSGNGNDGTVDGKADWIDGEFEKGFNFDGKTFITVENAAPLKELSHPMSVGAWINPDGITNWQNIVEMDGGAGWKFGFHGSKRVVWTTYHVKDFIGQTTIAEGEWSHVAATWDGKEAIIYINGEEDDGGPIAGGGVIDVSGEPSLDIGYRRTSSSSHFIGGMDELWVSNEVKSQKEIQEFMNSGFNTILAVDPAHKLAVTWGKLKAN